In Rhodococcus rhodochrous, a single genomic region encodes these proteins:
- the nhaA gene encoding Na+/H+ antiporter NhaA produces the protein MPNIFSGVPFLSRGTWQDTRRVTEILRKETVGGVLLLIGAVIALIWANTGWSDSYDALRETRIGPASWHLDLTLGTWAADGLLAVFFFVVGVELKREFVEGSLRDLRRAAMPVTAALGGMIVPAVIFAVINLRGGADALNGWAVPTATDIAFAVAILAVIGSHLPSALRTFLLTLAVVDDLLAVTVIAVFYTDEVNLLYLGGALIPLALFGIALRRGFGSWWLLVPLAAVTWWLVHESGVHATIAGVLLGFAVPVARQVGDRTIPVAEHVEHRIRPLSAGIAVPVFAFFAAGVTVGGFTGLANALTDPISAGVIAGLVVGKVVGIFGVSYLVARFTRAHLDDELSWVDVLGVSLLGGIGFTVSLLIGDLAYGAGTVAADHVKVAVLCGSLLSAALASTVLVARNRAYRRITAAEQVDEDGDGIPDVYQR, from the coding sequence ATGCCGAACATCTTCTCCGGAGTCCCCTTCCTCTCGCGCGGAACATGGCAGGACACACGCCGCGTGACGGAGATCCTCCGCAAGGAGACCGTCGGCGGTGTCCTGCTGCTCATCGGCGCCGTCATCGCATTGATATGGGCGAACACAGGATGGTCGGATTCCTACGATGCCCTGCGGGAGACCCGGATCGGTCCGGCATCGTGGCACCTGGACCTGACCCTGGGCACCTGGGCGGCCGACGGCCTGCTCGCCGTGTTCTTCTTCGTCGTCGGCGTCGAACTCAAACGGGAATTCGTCGAAGGCAGTCTGCGGGATCTGCGGCGTGCCGCCATGCCGGTGACCGCCGCCCTGGGCGGCATGATCGTCCCGGCCGTGATCTTCGCCGTCATCAATCTTCGTGGTGGCGCCGACGCGTTGAACGGATGGGCGGTCCCGACGGCGACCGACATCGCGTTCGCCGTAGCGATTCTCGCCGTCATCGGTAGTCATCTCCCGTCGGCGCTGCGAACGTTCCTGCTCACCCTCGCCGTGGTCGACGACCTGCTCGCCGTGACCGTGATCGCGGTCTTCTACACCGACGAGGTGAACCTGCTCTACCTGGGCGGGGCGCTGATCCCGTTGGCGCTGTTCGGCATCGCGCTCCGACGCGGCTTCGGTTCCTGGTGGCTCCTGGTGCCGTTGGCTGCAGTGACCTGGTGGCTGGTCCACGAATCCGGTGTGCACGCAACCATCGCCGGTGTACTGCTCGGCTTCGCGGTTCCCGTCGCCCGGCAGGTGGGGGACCGCACGATTCCGGTCGCCGAGCACGTCGAACACCGGATCCGGCCGCTGTCCGCCGGTATTGCCGTGCCGGTCTTCGCCTTCTTCGCCGCCGGCGTCACCGTCGGAGGATTCACCGGCCTGGCGAACGCCCTCACCGATCCCATCTCCGCCGGGGTGATCGCCGGTCTGGTCGTCGGCAAGGTCGTCGGGATCTTCGGGGTCAGCTACCTGGTGGCGCGCTTCACCCGAGCACATCTCGACGACGAGCTGAGTTGGGTGGACGTGCTGGGTGTGTCCCTGCTCGGTGGAATCGGCTTCACGGTGTCCCTGCTCATCGGCGACCTCGCCTACGGTGCAGGTACCGTCGCGGCCGATCACGTGAAGGTCGCCGTGCTGTGCGGATCGTTGCTCAGCGCCGCTCTGGCCTCGACTGTTCTCGTCGCCCGTAACCGTGCCTACCGCAGGATCACGGCGGCCGAGCAGGTCGACGAGGACGGCGACGGGATTCCCGACGTCTATCAGCGATGA
- a CDS encoding universal stress protein: MNWAVFVAFLVVWVLSGLVTGLWMARRGHDPRWTIIAVILGPLFVPIAFERIERVPRPVEVTTVARQHAGEADEGGLRVMVGYDGSTEAKHALDAARRLFGPAGGVLELVVVISYDDAGDPDSELLATVRRRLEQAVESMGDISVGYAVLAGPAGRCLGWFAEEHHADVLVVGRRGRGMSSRMLGSVAEYLIGHSHVPVLVVDPTVVSPDAGANEPTVAVRVAPEENVTGTAST, translated from the coding sequence ATGAACTGGGCCGTCTTCGTCGCCTTCCTCGTCGTATGGGTGCTGTCAGGACTCGTGACCGGTCTGTGGATGGCACGTCGAGGCCACGACCCTCGCTGGACGATCATCGCCGTCATCCTCGGACCGCTGTTCGTCCCCATCGCCTTCGAGCGCATCGAGCGTGTTCCCCGGCCCGTCGAAGTGACGACGGTGGCCCGGCAGCACGCCGGAGAGGCCGATGAAGGCGGACTCCGCGTGATGGTCGGCTACGACGGATCCACCGAGGCCAAGCATGCGCTGGACGCGGCGCGACGATTGTTCGGCCCGGCCGGAGGAGTGCTCGAACTCGTTGTCGTGATCTCCTACGACGACGCCGGCGATCCCGACTCCGAGCTCCTCGCCACGGTGCGACGACGACTCGAGCAGGCCGTCGAATCGATGGGTGATATTTCGGTGGGATATGCCGTCCTCGCCGGCCCGGCCGGTCGATGCCTGGGTTGGTTCGCCGAGGAACACCACGCCGACGTTCTCGTCGTGGGACGCCGCGGACGAGGCATGTCCTCCCGAATGCTCGGTAGCGTCGCCGAATACCTCATCGGACACTCTCATGTGCCTGTGCTCGTCGTCGATCCCACCGTCGTCTCGCCGGACGCGGGTGCGAACGAACCCACGGTCGCAGTTCGGGTCGCTCCCGAGGAGAATGTGACGGGCACCGCGTCGACCTGA